One Candidatus Aegiribacteria sp. genomic window, CAGCAATCTTGACATCAGCTCTCCTATCCCCGGGGCAAGCATGAATCCCTGGCCGCACATCCCAACCGCGATGTAATGGTTGGAAGGACCGCATCTGTCCAGAATCGGGGATCCGTCAGGAGTCATCGGGTAAACACCCCGCCAGACTCTTCTTACTTTAAGATTCGCCAGTCTGGGGTACAGATCTACCATTCGCGGCGCCACGAGCGGCAGAAATCCGGAAGTCTCTTCGACAGATGTTCCGGGAACAGGCGGATCGGGCGTGATGCAGAATACGATCTGACCTGTCTCGTGCTGGTAGAAATAGTAATTCGCCGATCCCGGAGCCTTTCGAATATCAACAACCATCGGATCGAAAAGCCTTTCAACGGGCTCTGTGACACCTGCCTCGTGACAGTCTGGATATACCGGAAGCTCAACTCCCGCCATCCTTCCTGCCGAAGCGGCAAAGGAGCCCGCGCAGTTCACAACCGCTCCGCATGAGTATGTTCCCCTGTCGGTGATTACTGACACTACTTTCCCATTATCAATACTGAATCGCTGTACAGTTTCATTAAACCGAAATTCCGCTCCGAGTTCCGCTGCTCTTCTGTAGAACGCGTAACAGCAGAGCATGGGACTTGCACTTCCGTCCTCGGGTGACCAGGTCCCGCCCAGAAGACCATCGGAGTTTATACCCGGAACAAGGTCCTCGATTTCAGATGCTGAGACTAAATTAATGTTAAGACCCGCATTCCGCTGAAGGGGCACATTCTGCCTGAATAGCGACATAGTATCTTTATCGTAGGCAACGTATGTGTATCCGCCCTGGTACCATCCTATGCTTTCCCCGTGGATTTCCTCCCATGTTCTGAATACTTCAAGGGACCTAAGAGCAAGGGTCACCTTTGCGGGTTCAGTATGTGTAGCTCTGGTTCCACCGATAGCACACTTGTTGTTTCCCTGCCCCGCTGAAAAGGCACTGTCAAGGCAGAGAACGGAAATTCCCTTCTCAGCAAGACTCATTGCCATAGGAGTACCAACGCTGCCGGCTCCAATGATGATGACATCGTAAGTTCGGTTATTCATCATCGCTGCCCTTTCCGGAAAACCAGCCCAGTTGAGTCTCGGCGAACAGTGGTCTGTCTGTAAATGGTGTAATCTCCTCCGGGGGAATTCCTTCCTCCCTGCAGATTCTTTCGATCAGTGTTGAACAGGTCTTCCCGCCGCACGCTCCAAACCCGGCTCTTGTAAGAGCTTTAAGATGATTCATGTCTCTGGTGCCCGCTCTGATATACTCTCGAATCTCCCCTGCGGTAACACGTTCACACCTGCAGATAACAGCTGTATCCGGAAGGGGAACCTCTAATGGAACAGGAAGAGGCTTGATCTTATCAGGATCCTGAACAACCACTCCGGCCGTCCTGCAGGCGATTGAAGCGGGTGTTTCGAGCTTCAGAAGAAGTGTCTTCGGAAATCCGGTTGCGTATTTCCATCCGATCAGGACAGCTTTCCCGAGGATATCTCCTTCCCATCCTGTCACAGTCATTTCCATTCCTTCTTCAAGAAGCCATTCACCAAGTTCAAAAGGAACAGTTACAATCGGTCTGTCAGAGGAATTTCTGAAATCGACCAGAGTCACCGCCAGTCCAGGACAGACAGCAACGCATTTTTCGCATCCCACGCATTCACCATGAAATTCAGGCAATCCCATTATCGGATGTCCTGATGTACCAATAAGATCCTTTGGACACACTGTCATACATGGGTTGCATGGAATCTCCTGCGTACAGTGCAGAACCGGAAAAATCCCCGTTCTTTCCTCAGGGGGATTGTATGGAAAAGTCTCTCCTCCGGAACTCTTGAGTATTTCAGCCTTTTCCCTGAGTTCATCAGGTATGTTTATTCCCGCTGAACCGAGAGAAGCAACTATCTGAAGGCCTCTTATCCTGCCTGTAAACATTGCGGCGCTTGCTTCAGCAATTTCTTCGGCATCACCTGCCATCATGGATTTCATGCCGAAATCTAGAGCTTTCCGGTGGAATTCATCAACCGGATTCAATCCAACGGCCATTAACACCGTATCTACTTCCCATGTACGTTCGGTGCCTGGTAAAGGAGAAAAGGAATCATCAATCTCGGCGATTGTCACGGCTTCCACCTGTTCGATTCCATGTGCCGCGATTACAGAATGTCTGGTGTATATCGGTACTCCAAGTCTTTTGATTTTATCTGCATGAACTTTATATCCGCCGCATACAGGAAGAGCTTCTGCAAGCCCGACTACCGTCATACCTGCCTGAAGAGCGTGATAGGCTCCGATAAGCCCCACATTCCCCCCGCCGACAACGAATATCCTTTCAGCGCACCTGACCAGATCTCTGTTAACCATTGTCTGAAATGCGCCGGCGCCGTAAACACCTGGAAGTGTGCATCCCGGAAAGGGCAGTGATTTTTCCCTGGCTCCCGTTGCTACAAGAAGAATCTCCGGTTTCACTATCCTGTAACCATCTTCGCACCTGATTCCGACAGTCCCGTCGCTGAATACACCGAGGACGACACTGTTAAGCCATATGTCAACGGAATCCATCTCTGAAATTTCACCTGCGAGCAGCTCTGCTATGTGAATACCCCGTGTTCCGGCGTAACAGTCCGCTTCCGAACCGAAGAACTTGTGAGTCTGAAGGACAAGCTTACCTCCGAGCCGATCTTTATCATCAACTATTATTGTGTCTATTCCAGCTTTTCCAAGCTCAATAGCAGCAGCCATGCCGGAGGGTCCGGCACCGAGTATCAATACCCTGGTCTGAATATTTACAGGAGGAAATACATCCGGGCCGGGAAGATCTTCGAGTGAAGGCAGTCCCTCAAGGCTTCTGACATCCATTCCTCTCTTAAGAGGTACAATGCAGCTCTTCAATGGGATTCCATCAATAAGAAGCGTACACTGTGAGCACTGTCCATTTGCGCAGAACATCCCCTGGGGGCTTTCGTCAGTATGATGATGTCCGAATATGTGAATGCCGAAAGCGAAGACAGCGGATGATACAGCCTCACCCTCCAGTCCAATGGCAGGCTGTCCATTGAATGTAAACTCAACTCTTTCCGCATCTGGCTGATCAAGCACCGGATGTCTGTTAATACGGTTTTCCTGAAAAGACAATGCTCCTCCCAACAGTACTGGAATTGATAATCAGGGAATGCTCAATCTATTAATGTGAAATCATTGAGGCAACTCTATAACCCTACTTTTTTCTATTTCGTTTTCGTTCCCAGTCAGAAGCGAATTTCATTCTTGTCGGTTTCTTCGCTCTGACGTAACCTCTGCACTCGGGATAGTTACAGCACCTCCAGACTCTGATATGCGGATATTTGTAAAGCTCCGTCAATGAATCGCAGACAGGACACCTTGGTATGTTGTTTCCCGCTTCCCTCTCGATCATTCTTTCCGCAGAGTCGATTTCCCTGTAAAGTTCTTCCCGATCAGGACCTCCGAGCCAGTGTTTCATGACCTGCCTTACTATGAACCACAGGAAGGCGATTCCGATAAG contains:
- a CDS encoding FAD-dependent oxidoreductase, which encodes MSFQENRINRHPVLDQPDAERVEFTFNGQPAIGLEGEAVSSAVFAFGIHIFGHHHTDESPQGMFCANGQCSQCTLLIDGIPLKSCIVPLKRGMDVRSLEGLPSLEDLPGPDVFPPVNIQTRVLILGAGPSGMAAAIELGKAGIDTIIVDDKDRLGGKLVLQTHKFFGSEADCYAGTRGIHIAELLAGEISEMDSVDIWLNSVVLGVFSDGTVGIRCEDGYRIVKPEILLVATGAREKSLPFPGCTLPGVYGAGAFQTMVNRDLVRCAERIFVVGGGNVGLIGAYHALQAGMTVVGLAEALPVCGGYKVHADKIKRLGVPIYTRHSVIAAHGIEQVEAVTIAEIDDSFSPLPGTERTWEVDTVLMAVGLNPVDEFHRKALDFGMKSMMAGDAEEIAEASAAMFTGRIRGLQIVASLGSAGINIPDELREKAEILKSSGGETFPYNPPEERTGIFPVLHCTQEIPCNPCMTVCPKDLIGTSGHPIMGLPEFHGECVGCEKCVAVCPGLAVTLVDFRNSSDRPIVTVPFELGEWLLEEGMEMTVTGWEGDILGKAVLIGWKYATGFPKTLLLKLETPASIACRTAGVVVQDPDKIKPLPVPLEVPLPDTAVICRCERVTAGEIREYIRAGTRDMNHLKALTRAGFGACGGKTCSTLIERICREEGIPPEEITPFTDRPLFAETQLGWFSGKGSDDE
- a CDS encoding FAD-binding oxidoreductase, which gives rise to MMNNRTYDVIIIGAGSVGTPMAMSLAEKGISVLCLDSAFSAGQGNNKCAIGGTRATHTEPAKVTLALRSLEVFRTWEEIHGESIGWYQGGYTYVAYDKDTMSLFRQNVPLQRNAGLNINLVSASEIEDLVPGINSDGLLGGTWSPEDGSASPMLCCYAFYRRAAELGAEFRFNETVQRFSIDNGKVVSVITDRGTYSCGAVVNCAGSFAASAGRMAGVELPVYPDCHEAGVTEPVERLFDPMVVDIRKAPGSANYYFYQHETGQIVFCITPDPPVPGTSVEETSGFLPLVAPRMVDLYPRLANLKVRRVWRGVYPMTPDGSPILDRCGPSNHYIAVGMCGQGFMLAPGIGELMSRLL